Proteins from one Hemibagrus wyckioides isolate EC202008001 linkage group LG16, SWU_Hwy_1.0, whole genome shotgun sequence genomic window:
- the usp25 gene encoding ubiquitin carboxyl-terminal hydrolase 25 isoform X2, whose protein sequence is MTVEQNVLQQHSQKHQQTLLNQLREVTGTTDVQLLQQALQVSNGDIAEAIAFLTEKNAKVPQQDEATYYQTSQIGNDRYISVGSQADTNVIDLTGDDKDDLQRAIALSLEESNRAFRETGITDEEQAISRVLEASIAENKASLKRTHTEVWSDSPNPHDRKRQGNCPVGLKNVGNTCWFSAVIQSLFNLLEFQRLVLNYSPPTRVQDLPRNQKEHRNLPFMQELRNLFSLMVGSRRKYVDPSKAVEILKDAFKSSESQQDVSEFTHKLLDWLEDAFQMKAEEDREGEKPKNPMVELFYGRFLAVGVLEGKKFENTEMFGQYPLQVNGFKDLHECLEAAMVEGEIESLHSAENCAKSGQEHWFTELPPVLTFELSRFEFNQALGRPEKIHNKLEFPPMLYMDRYMDKNREITRIKREEIRRLKEHLTVLQQRLERYLSYGSGPKRFPLADVLQYAMEFASSKPVCTSPIEDFDTSAPPGGTTALVPPASSVTEQGPSAPPDSSGASPQPQPQPQQQRVPIHKPFTQSRVPPDLPMHPAPRHITEEELHVLEGCLHRWRSEVENDTRDLQGSISRIHRTIELMYSDKTMMQVPYRLHAVLVHEGQANAGHYWAYIYDPQHSCWMKYNDISVTKSSWEELVRDSFGGYRNASAYCLMYINDKKSFLVQEEFDKETGQVLRGLDKLPPDLKEYVKEDNQHFERELEEWDAMQARKAQQEKLAMAAAAAATAAASPRPMSTETSPAENTACQQDPDYMEQPSPTDDSKHLQEDTERAINKAAAELDEKNPETLLYAAESNASPAQTPPPHPAQDGSASTAAAPQRVVEVAIPHVGTFVIQSREGGYDDETMMTPDMQGIIMAIGKARSVYDKSGPEAAFFKALKVEYTRLVRLAQEDTAPQNDHRLQHIIIYLIHNHAPKKILERTLLMQFADRNLGFDERCKSIMKVARAKLELIKPDEVNMEEYEMWHQDYRNFRETTVFLMIGLELFQKKSYVEALMYLVYSYQYNKELLSKGPYRGLDEELIGHYRRECLLKLNEHAAAMFESGEELEVNNGLSIMNELVVPCIPLLLLDEMEKDMVAVEDMRNRWCSYLGQEMEPNLQEKLTDFLPKLLDCSTEIRSFTEPPKLPSYSTLELCERFSRIMASLTLSRTPADGR, encoded by the exons ATGACCGTGGAGCAGAATGTCCTCCAGCAGCACTCTCAGAAG CATCAGCAGACATTACTGAATCAGCTGAGGGAAGTTACTGGAACTACAGATGTTCAGCTATTACAGCAGGCCTTACAG GTCAGCAATGGTGACATAGCTGAGGCCATAGCCTTTCTTACAGAGAAGAATGCCAAAGTCCCTCAACAGGATGAAGCCACCTACTATCAAACCTCACAGATCGGCAACGACAGATACATCAGCGTGGGCAGCCAGGCTGACACGA ATGTGATTGATCTGACCGGAGACGATAAAGATGACCTTCAGAGAGCCATTGCGCTCAGCCTGGAGGAGTCCAACAGGGCTTTCAGAGAGACAGGCATTACAGACGAGGAGCAGGCAATCAGCAG GGTGTTGGAGGCGAGTATAGCGGAGAACAAAGCCAGCCtgaagcgcacacacacagaggtgtggAGCGACTCGCCCAACCCTCATGACAGGAAGCGGCAGGGTAACTGCCCCGTTGGCCTGAAGAATGTGGGCAACACCTGCTGGTTCAGCGCCGTCATACAA tcCTTGTTTAACCTGCTGGAGTTCCAGAGACTTGTGCTGAACTACTCTCCTCCTACCCGAGTCCAGGATTTACCCCGAAACCAGAAG GAGCACAGGAATCTTCCCTTCATGCAGGAGCTGAGGAATCTCTTCTCCTTGATGGTGGGATCCAGGAGGAAATACGTCGACCCGTCCAAGGCTGTGGAGATCCTCAAGGATGCCTTTAAATCCAGCGAGTCGCAGCAG GATGTAAGTGAGTTTACGCACAAACTGCTAGACTGGCTGGAGGACGCATTCCAGATGAAGGCAGAGGAAGACAG AGAGGGTGAGAAGCCAAAGAACCCGATGGTGGAGCTGTTTTATGGTCGCTTCCTGGCTGTAGGTGTCCTTGAAG GAAAGAAGTTTGAGAACACAGAGATGTTCGGACAGTACCCACTACAGGTGAACGGTTTCAAAGACCTGCACGAGTGTTTGGAGGCTGCTATGGTGGAGGGTGAGATTGAGTCTCTGCATTCTGCAGAAAATTGTGCCAAATCTGGACAGGAG CACTGGTTTACTGAACTTCCCCCAGTTTTGACTTTTGAGCTGTCACGGTTTGAGTTTAACCAGGCTTTGGGTCGACCTGAGAAGATCCACAACAAGCTGGAGTTCCCCCCGATGCTCTACATGGACAG ATATATGGACAAAAATCGTGAAATCACACGGATCAAGCGGGAGGAGATCAGAAGACTGAAGGAGCACCTGACCGTCCTCCAGCAGCGGCTCGAGAG GTATCTCAGTTATGGCTCTGGTCCTAAGAGGTTTCCTCTGGCAGATGTTCTTCAATACGCCATGGAGTTCGCCTCCAGCAAGCCTGTGTGCACTTCACCCATAGAGGACTTTGACACATCAGCACCACCCGGTGGCACAACAGCACTGGTGCCTCCTGCATCAAG TGTGACGGAGCAGGGCCCTTCAGCCCCTCCAGACAGCTCCGGGGCTTCTCCTCAGCCTCAGCCGCAACCGCAGCAGCAGCGTGTGCCCATACACAAGCCCTTCACGCAGTCACGTGTGCCCCCCGACCTGCCCATGCACCCAGCACCCCGCCACATCACAGAGGAGGAGCTGCATGTGCTGGAGGGCTGCCTGCACCGCTGGAGGAGCGAAGTGGAGAATGACACTAGAG ATCTTCAAGGGAGTATATCCAGAATCCACAGAACCATTGAGCTCATGTACTCAGACAAAACGATGATGCag GTGCCATACCGGCTGCATGCTGTCCTGGTGCATGAGGGCCAGGCAAATGCGGGCCACTACTGGGCATACATCTACGACCCCCAACACAGCTGCTGGATGAAATACAATGACATCTCTGTAACCAAGTCATCGTGGGAGGAGCTGGTGAGGGACTCGTTTGGAGGCTACCGCAACGCCAGCGCTTACTGCCTAATGTACATCAACGACAAGAAGTCCTTCCTTGTCCAAG AGGAGTTTGATAAGGAGACGGGCCAGGTGCTAAGGGGCTTAGATAAGCTGCCTCCAGATCTGAAGGAGTATGTGAAGGAGGACAACCAGCATTTCGAGCGTGAGCTGGAGGAGTGGGACGCCATGCAGGCCAGGAAGGCCCAGCAGGAGAAACTGGCCATGGCCGCAGCCGCAGCCGCCACTGCCGCTGCGTCTCCCCGTCCCATGAGCACCGAGACGAGCCCAGCTGAgaacacgg CTTGCCAGCAGGACCCGGACTACATGGAGCAGCCGTCGCCCACGGACGACTCTAAACACCTGCAGGAGGACACAGAGAGAGCCATCAACAAAGCTGCAGCTGAACTGGATGAGAAGAATCCCGAGACTCTGCTTTACGct GCAGAGTCCAACGCATCCCCTGCGCAAACCCCTCCCCCTCACCCGGCACAGGATGGCTCCGCCTCCACTGCAGCCGCTCCACAGCGTGTGGTGGAGGTGGCCATCCCTCACGTAGGAACCTTCGTAATTCAGTCACGAGAGGGGGGGTACGATGACGAG ACCATGATGACTCCAGACATGCAGGGTATTATAATGGCTATTGGCAAAGCCAGGAGTGTGTATGACAAGTCTGGTCCCGAAGCAGCCTTCTTCAAG GCACTTAAAGTCGAATACACTCGGTTGGTACGGTTAGCGCAAGAGGATACGGCACCTCAAAATGACCATCGGCTGCAGCACATCATCATTTACTTAATCCACAACCATGCGCCCAAGAAGATCCTGGAGAGAACCCTGCTCATGCAGTTCGCAGACAGAAACCTCGGCTTTGATGAGAG ATGTAAGAGCATCATGAAGGTGGCGCGCGCCAAGCTCGAGCTCATCAAGCCCGACGAAGTCAACATGGAGGAGTATGAG ATGTGGCATCAGGATTACAGGAATTTCCGCGAGACCACAGTCTTCCTAATGATTGGCCTTGAGCTGTTTCAGAAGAAAAG TTACGTGGAGGCGTTGATGTACCTGGTGTACTCGTATCAGTACAACAAAGAGCTGCTGTCCAAAGGGCCGTACCGAGGGCTTGACGAAGAGCTCATAGGCCATTATCGCAGAGAGTGCCtgctg AAGCTGAACGAGCACGCAGCGGCCATGTTTGAGAGCGGCGAGGAGCTAGAGGTGAACAATGGACTGAGCATCATGAATGAGCTGGTGGTGCCGTGCATCCCTCTGCTGCTGCTTGACGAGATGGAGAAGGACATGGTGGCCGTAGAGGACATGAGGAACCGCTGGTGTTCATATCTGGGCCAGGAAATGGAGC CTAACCTTCAGGAGAAACTGACCGATTTCCTCCCCAAGCTGCTCGACTGCTCCACAGAGATCAGGAGCTTCACCGAGCCACCCAAGCTCCCGTCGTACTCCACCCTGGAGCTGTGCGAGCGCTTCAGTCGCATCATGGCCTCCCTCACGCTCAGCCGAACACCCGCCGACGGCAGATGA
- the usp25 gene encoding ubiquitin carboxyl-terminal hydrolase 25 isoform X1 codes for MTVEQNVLQQHSQKHQQTLLNQLREVTGTTDVQLLQQALQVSNGDIAEAIAFLTEKNAKVPQQDEATYYQTSQIGNDRYISVGSQADTNVIDLTGDDKDDLQRAIALSLEESNRAFRETGITDEEQAISRVLEASIAENKASLKRTHTEVWSDSPNPHDRKRQGNCPVGLKNVGNTCWFSAVIQSLFNLLEFQRLVLNYSPPTRVQDLPRNQKEHRNLPFMQELRNLFSLMVGSRRKYVDPSKAVEILKDAFKSSESQQQDVSEFTHKLLDWLEDAFQMKAEEDREGEKPKNPMVELFYGRFLAVGVLEGKKFENTEMFGQYPLQVNGFKDLHECLEAAMVEGEIESLHSAENCAKSGQEHWFTELPPVLTFELSRFEFNQALGRPEKIHNKLEFPPMLYMDRYMDKNREITRIKREEIRRLKEHLTVLQQRLERYLSYGSGPKRFPLADVLQYAMEFASSKPVCTSPIEDFDTSAPPGGTTALVPPASSVTEQGPSAPPDSSGASPQPQPQPQQQRVPIHKPFTQSRVPPDLPMHPAPRHITEEELHVLEGCLHRWRSEVENDTRDLQGSISRIHRTIELMYSDKTMMQVPYRLHAVLVHEGQANAGHYWAYIYDPQHSCWMKYNDISVTKSSWEELVRDSFGGYRNASAYCLMYINDKKSFLVQEEFDKETGQVLRGLDKLPPDLKEYVKEDNQHFERELEEWDAMQARKAQQEKLAMAAAAAATAAASPRPMSTETSPAENTACQQDPDYMEQPSPTDDSKHLQEDTERAINKAAAELDEKNPETLLYAAESNASPAQTPPPHPAQDGSASTAAAPQRVVEVAIPHVGTFVIQSREGGYDDETMMTPDMQGIIMAIGKARSVYDKSGPEAAFFKALKVEYTRLVRLAQEDTAPQNDHRLQHIIIYLIHNHAPKKILERTLLMQFADRNLGFDERCKSIMKVARAKLELIKPDEVNMEEYEMWHQDYRNFRETTVFLMIGLELFQKKSYVEALMYLVYSYQYNKELLSKGPYRGLDEELIGHYRRECLLKLNEHAAAMFESGEELEVNNGLSIMNELVVPCIPLLLLDEMEKDMVAVEDMRNRWCSYLGQEMEPNLQEKLTDFLPKLLDCSTEIRSFTEPPKLPSYSTLELCERFSRIMASLTLSRTPADGR; via the exons ATGACCGTGGAGCAGAATGTCCTCCAGCAGCACTCTCAGAAG CATCAGCAGACATTACTGAATCAGCTGAGGGAAGTTACTGGAACTACAGATGTTCAGCTATTACAGCAGGCCTTACAG GTCAGCAATGGTGACATAGCTGAGGCCATAGCCTTTCTTACAGAGAAGAATGCCAAAGTCCCTCAACAGGATGAAGCCACCTACTATCAAACCTCACAGATCGGCAACGACAGATACATCAGCGTGGGCAGCCAGGCTGACACGA ATGTGATTGATCTGACCGGAGACGATAAAGATGACCTTCAGAGAGCCATTGCGCTCAGCCTGGAGGAGTCCAACAGGGCTTTCAGAGAGACAGGCATTACAGACGAGGAGCAGGCAATCAGCAG GGTGTTGGAGGCGAGTATAGCGGAGAACAAAGCCAGCCtgaagcgcacacacacagaggtgtggAGCGACTCGCCCAACCCTCATGACAGGAAGCGGCAGGGTAACTGCCCCGTTGGCCTGAAGAATGTGGGCAACACCTGCTGGTTCAGCGCCGTCATACAA tcCTTGTTTAACCTGCTGGAGTTCCAGAGACTTGTGCTGAACTACTCTCCTCCTACCCGAGTCCAGGATTTACCCCGAAACCAGAAG GAGCACAGGAATCTTCCCTTCATGCAGGAGCTGAGGAATCTCTTCTCCTTGATGGTGGGATCCAGGAGGAAATACGTCGACCCGTCCAAGGCTGTGGAGATCCTCAAGGATGCCTTTAAATCCAGCGAGTCGCAGCAG CAGGATGTAAGTGAGTTTACGCACAAACTGCTAGACTGGCTGGAGGACGCATTCCAGATGAAGGCAGAGGAAGACAG AGAGGGTGAGAAGCCAAAGAACCCGATGGTGGAGCTGTTTTATGGTCGCTTCCTGGCTGTAGGTGTCCTTGAAG GAAAGAAGTTTGAGAACACAGAGATGTTCGGACAGTACCCACTACAGGTGAACGGTTTCAAAGACCTGCACGAGTGTTTGGAGGCTGCTATGGTGGAGGGTGAGATTGAGTCTCTGCATTCTGCAGAAAATTGTGCCAAATCTGGACAGGAG CACTGGTTTACTGAACTTCCCCCAGTTTTGACTTTTGAGCTGTCACGGTTTGAGTTTAACCAGGCTTTGGGTCGACCTGAGAAGATCCACAACAAGCTGGAGTTCCCCCCGATGCTCTACATGGACAG ATATATGGACAAAAATCGTGAAATCACACGGATCAAGCGGGAGGAGATCAGAAGACTGAAGGAGCACCTGACCGTCCTCCAGCAGCGGCTCGAGAG GTATCTCAGTTATGGCTCTGGTCCTAAGAGGTTTCCTCTGGCAGATGTTCTTCAATACGCCATGGAGTTCGCCTCCAGCAAGCCTGTGTGCACTTCACCCATAGAGGACTTTGACACATCAGCACCACCCGGTGGCACAACAGCACTGGTGCCTCCTGCATCAAG TGTGACGGAGCAGGGCCCTTCAGCCCCTCCAGACAGCTCCGGGGCTTCTCCTCAGCCTCAGCCGCAACCGCAGCAGCAGCGTGTGCCCATACACAAGCCCTTCACGCAGTCACGTGTGCCCCCCGACCTGCCCATGCACCCAGCACCCCGCCACATCACAGAGGAGGAGCTGCATGTGCTGGAGGGCTGCCTGCACCGCTGGAGGAGCGAAGTGGAGAATGACACTAGAG ATCTTCAAGGGAGTATATCCAGAATCCACAGAACCATTGAGCTCATGTACTCAGACAAAACGATGATGCag GTGCCATACCGGCTGCATGCTGTCCTGGTGCATGAGGGCCAGGCAAATGCGGGCCACTACTGGGCATACATCTACGACCCCCAACACAGCTGCTGGATGAAATACAATGACATCTCTGTAACCAAGTCATCGTGGGAGGAGCTGGTGAGGGACTCGTTTGGAGGCTACCGCAACGCCAGCGCTTACTGCCTAATGTACATCAACGACAAGAAGTCCTTCCTTGTCCAAG AGGAGTTTGATAAGGAGACGGGCCAGGTGCTAAGGGGCTTAGATAAGCTGCCTCCAGATCTGAAGGAGTATGTGAAGGAGGACAACCAGCATTTCGAGCGTGAGCTGGAGGAGTGGGACGCCATGCAGGCCAGGAAGGCCCAGCAGGAGAAACTGGCCATGGCCGCAGCCGCAGCCGCCACTGCCGCTGCGTCTCCCCGTCCCATGAGCACCGAGACGAGCCCAGCTGAgaacacgg CTTGCCAGCAGGACCCGGACTACATGGAGCAGCCGTCGCCCACGGACGACTCTAAACACCTGCAGGAGGACACAGAGAGAGCCATCAACAAAGCTGCAGCTGAACTGGATGAGAAGAATCCCGAGACTCTGCTTTACGct GCAGAGTCCAACGCATCCCCTGCGCAAACCCCTCCCCCTCACCCGGCACAGGATGGCTCCGCCTCCACTGCAGCCGCTCCACAGCGTGTGGTGGAGGTGGCCATCCCTCACGTAGGAACCTTCGTAATTCAGTCACGAGAGGGGGGGTACGATGACGAG ACCATGATGACTCCAGACATGCAGGGTATTATAATGGCTATTGGCAAAGCCAGGAGTGTGTATGACAAGTCTGGTCCCGAAGCAGCCTTCTTCAAG GCACTTAAAGTCGAATACACTCGGTTGGTACGGTTAGCGCAAGAGGATACGGCACCTCAAAATGACCATCGGCTGCAGCACATCATCATTTACTTAATCCACAACCATGCGCCCAAGAAGATCCTGGAGAGAACCCTGCTCATGCAGTTCGCAGACAGAAACCTCGGCTTTGATGAGAG ATGTAAGAGCATCATGAAGGTGGCGCGCGCCAAGCTCGAGCTCATCAAGCCCGACGAAGTCAACATGGAGGAGTATGAG ATGTGGCATCAGGATTACAGGAATTTCCGCGAGACCACAGTCTTCCTAATGATTGGCCTTGAGCTGTTTCAGAAGAAAAG TTACGTGGAGGCGTTGATGTACCTGGTGTACTCGTATCAGTACAACAAAGAGCTGCTGTCCAAAGGGCCGTACCGAGGGCTTGACGAAGAGCTCATAGGCCATTATCGCAGAGAGTGCCtgctg AAGCTGAACGAGCACGCAGCGGCCATGTTTGAGAGCGGCGAGGAGCTAGAGGTGAACAATGGACTGAGCATCATGAATGAGCTGGTGGTGCCGTGCATCCCTCTGCTGCTGCTTGACGAGATGGAGAAGGACATGGTGGCCGTAGAGGACATGAGGAACCGCTGGTGTTCATATCTGGGCCAGGAAATGGAGC CTAACCTTCAGGAGAAACTGACCGATTTCCTCCCCAAGCTGCTCGACTGCTCCACAGAGATCAGGAGCTTCACCGAGCCACCCAAGCTCCCGTCGTACTCCACCCTGGAGCTGTGCGAGCGCTTCAGTCGCATCATGGCCTCCCTCACGCTCAGCCGAACACCCGCCGACGGCAGATGA
- the usp25 gene encoding ubiquitin carboxyl-terminal hydrolase 25 isoform X3, which translates to MTVEQNVLQQHSQKHQQTLLNQLREVTGTTDVQLLQQALQVSNGDIAEAIAFLTEKNAKVPQQDEATYYQTSQIGNDRYISVGSQADTNVIDLTGDDKDDLQRAIALSLEESNRAFRETGITDEEQAISRVLEASIAENKASLKRTHTEVWSDSPNPHDRKRQGNCPVGLKNVGNTCWFSAVIQSLFNLLEFQRLVLNYSPPTRVQDLPRNQKEHRNLPFMQELRNLFSLMVGSRRKYVDPSKAVEILKDAFKSSESQQQDVSEFTHKLLDWLEDAFQMKAEEDREGEKPKNPMVELFYGRFLAVGVLEGKKFENTEMFGQYPLQVNGFKDLHECLEAAMVEGEIESLHSAENCAKSGQEHWFTELPPVLTFELSRFEFNQALGRPEKIHNKLEFPPMLYMDRYMDKNREITRIKREEIRRLKEHLTVLQQRLERYLSYGSGPKRFPLADVLQYAMEFASSKPVCTSPIEDFDTSAPPGGTTALVPPASSVTEQGPSAPPDSSGASPQPQPQPQQQRVPIHKPFTQSRVPPDLPMHPAPRHITEEELHVLEGCLHRWRSEVENDTRDLQGSISRIHRTIELMYSDKTMMQVPYRLHAVLVHEGQANAGHYWAYIYDPQHSCWMKYNDISVTKSSWEELVRDSFGGYRNASAYCLMYINDKKSFLVQEEFDKETGQVLRGLDKLPPDLKEYVKEDNQHFERELEEWDAMQARKAQQEKLAMAAAAAATAAASPRPMSTETSPAENTACQQDPDYMEQPSPTDDSKHLQEDTERAINKAAAELDEKNPETLLYAALKVEYTRLVRLAQEDTAPQNDHRLQHIIIYLIHNHAPKKILERTLLMQFADRNLGFDERCKSIMKVARAKLELIKPDEVNMEEYEMWHQDYRNFRETTVFLMIGLELFQKKSYVEALMYLVYSYQYNKELLSKGPYRGLDEELIGHYRRECLLKLNEHAAAMFESGEELEVNNGLSIMNELVVPCIPLLLLDEMEKDMVAVEDMRNRWCSYLGQEMEPNLQEKLTDFLPKLLDCSTEIRSFTEPPKLPSYSTLELCERFSRIMASLTLSRTPADGR; encoded by the exons ATGACCGTGGAGCAGAATGTCCTCCAGCAGCACTCTCAGAAG CATCAGCAGACATTACTGAATCAGCTGAGGGAAGTTACTGGAACTACAGATGTTCAGCTATTACAGCAGGCCTTACAG GTCAGCAATGGTGACATAGCTGAGGCCATAGCCTTTCTTACAGAGAAGAATGCCAAAGTCCCTCAACAGGATGAAGCCACCTACTATCAAACCTCACAGATCGGCAACGACAGATACATCAGCGTGGGCAGCCAGGCTGACACGA ATGTGATTGATCTGACCGGAGACGATAAAGATGACCTTCAGAGAGCCATTGCGCTCAGCCTGGAGGAGTCCAACAGGGCTTTCAGAGAGACAGGCATTACAGACGAGGAGCAGGCAATCAGCAG GGTGTTGGAGGCGAGTATAGCGGAGAACAAAGCCAGCCtgaagcgcacacacacagaggtgtggAGCGACTCGCCCAACCCTCATGACAGGAAGCGGCAGGGTAACTGCCCCGTTGGCCTGAAGAATGTGGGCAACACCTGCTGGTTCAGCGCCGTCATACAA tcCTTGTTTAACCTGCTGGAGTTCCAGAGACTTGTGCTGAACTACTCTCCTCCTACCCGAGTCCAGGATTTACCCCGAAACCAGAAG GAGCACAGGAATCTTCCCTTCATGCAGGAGCTGAGGAATCTCTTCTCCTTGATGGTGGGATCCAGGAGGAAATACGTCGACCCGTCCAAGGCTGTGGAGATCCTCAAGGATGCCTTTAAATCCAGCGAGTCGCAGCAG CAGGATGTAAGTGAGTTTACGCACAAACTGCTAGACTGGCTGGAGGACGCATTCCAGATGAAGGCAGAGGAAGACAG AGAGGGTGAGAAGCCAAAGAACCCGATGGTGGAGCTGTTTTATGGTCGCTTCCTGGCTGTAGGTGTCCTTGAAG GAAAGAAGTTTGAGAACACAGAGATGTTCGGACAGTACCCACTACAGGTGAACGGTTTCAAAGACCTGCACGAGTGTTTGGAGGCTGCTATGGTGGAGGGTGAGATTGAGTCTCTGCATTCTGCAGAAAATTGTGCCAAATCTGGACAGGAG CACTGGTTTACTGAACTTCCCCCAGTTTTGACTTTTGAGCTGTCACGGTTTGAGTTTAACCAGGCTTTGGGTCGACCTGAGAAGATCCACAACAAGCTGGAGTTCCCCCCGATGCTCTACATGGACAG ATATATGGACAAAAATCGTGAAATCACACGGATCAAGCGGGAGGAGATCAGAAGACTGAAGGAGCACCTGACCGTCCTCCAGCAGCGGCTCGAGAG GTATCTCAGTTATGGCTCTGGTCCTAAGAGGTTTCCTCTGGCAGATGTTCTTCAATACGCCATGGAGTTCGCCTCCAGCAAGCCTGTGTGCACTTCACCCATAGAGGACTTTGACACATCAGCACCACCCGGTGGCACAACAGCACTGGTGCCTCCTGCATCAAG TGTGACGGAGCAGGGCCCTTCAGCCCCTCCAGACAGCTCCGGGGCTTCTCCTCAGCCTCAGCCGCAACCGCAGCAGCAGCGTGTGCCCATACACAAGCCCTTCACGCAGTCACGTGTGCCCCCCGACCTGCCCATGCACCCAGCACCCCGCCACATCACAGAGGAGGAGCTGCATGTGCTGGAGGGCTGCCTGCACCGCTGGAGGAGCGAAGTGGAGAATGACACTAGAG ATCTTCAAGGGAGTATATCCAGAATCCACAGAACCATTGAGCTCATGTACTCAGACAAAACGATGATGCag GTGCCATACCGGCTGCATGCTGTCCTGGTGCATGAGGGCCAGGCAAATGCGGGCCACTACTGGGCATACATCTACGACCCCCAACACAGCTGCTGGATGAAATACAATGACATCTCTGTAACCAAGTCATCGTGGGAGGAGCTGGTGAGGGACTCGTTTGGAGGCTACCGCAACGCCAGCGCTTACTGCCTAATGTACATCAACGACAAGAAGTCCTTCCTTGTCCAAG AGGAGTTTGATAAGGAGACGGGCCAGGTGCTAAGGGGCTTAGATAAGCTGCCTCCAGATCTGAAGGAGTATGTGAAGGAGGACAACCAGCATTTCGAGCGTGAGCTGGAGGAGTGGGACGCCATGCAGGCCAGGAAGGCCCAGCAGGAGAAACTGGCCATGGCCGCAGCCGCAGCCGCCACTGCCGCTGCGTCTCCCCGTCCCATGAGCACCGAGACGAGCCCAGCTGAgaacacgg CTTGCCAGCAGGACCCGGACTACATGGAGCAGCCGTCGCCCACGGACGACTCTAAACACCTGCAGGAGGACACAGAGAGAGCCATCAACAAAGCTGCAGCTGAACTGGATGAGAAGAATCCCGAGACTCTGCTTTACGct GCACTTAAAGTCGAATACACTCGGTTGGTACGGTTAGCGCAAGAGGATACGGCACCTCAAAATGACCATCGGCTGCAGCACATCATCATTTACTTAATCCACAACCATGCGCCCAAGAAGATCCTGGAGAGAACCCTGCTCATGCAGTTCGCAGACAGAAACCTCGGCTTTGATGAGAG ATGTAAGAGCATCATGAAGGTGGCGCGCGCCAAGCTCGAGCTCATCAAGCCCGACGAAGTCAACATGGAGGAGTATGAG ATGTGGCATCAGGATTACAGGAATTTCCGCGAGACCACAGTCTTCCTAATGATTGGCCTTGAGCTGTTTCAGAAGAAAAG TTACGTGGAGGCGTTGATGTACCTGGTGTACTCGTATCAGTACAACAAAGAGCTGCTGTCCAAAGGGCCGTACCGAGGGCTTGACGAAGAGCTCATAGGCCATTATCGCAGAGAGTGCCtgctg AAGCTGAACGAGCACGCAGCGGCCATGTTTGAGAGCGGCGAGGAGCTAGAGGTGAACAATGGACTGAGCATCATGAATGAGCTGGTGGTGCCGTGCATCCCTCTGCTGCTGCTTGACGAGATGGAGAAGGACATGGTGGCCGTAGAGGACATGAGGAACCGCTGGTGTTCATATCTGGGCCAGGAAATGGAGC CTAACCTTCAGGAGAAACTGACCGATTTCCTCCCCAAGCTGCTCGACTGCTCCACAGAGATCAGGAGCTTCACCGAGCCACCCAAGCTCCCGTCGTACTCCACCCTGGAGCTGTGCGAGCGCTTCAGTCGCATCATGGCCTCCCTCACGCTCAGCCGAACACCCGCCGACGGCAGATGA